The DNA sequence GTAACGGATATCTGGAGAGTGTTAAAATGTGGGAATATCGGGCGGACCGATACCCGTGGTTTGCTCCCCAGTTGTCGGCTTCATCCCACGGCTAAAACCGTGGGCTTTCGCCTCGCTACCGCTGTAACAGGTCGCCGACCGCCGGCCCGGTCGGTACGCCTCAGTCGGCCACCGCCACCGCGACCTCGCGGCTCCGCGGGCCGTCACACTCGACCAGCAGGACCGACTGCCACGTCCCGAGTTCGAGGTCGCCGTCCGCGGCCGGGATCGAGACGCTCGGCCCGAGCAGCGTGGCCCGGAGGTGCGAATCGGCATTCCCGTCCAGCGCGTCGTGTGCGTGGCCCTCGTCGGGCACGAGTTCGGCGAGGAAATCCGCCACGTCGCCGCGCAGTCGCGACTCGTTCTCCTGCACCACGAGCGCCGCGGTGGTGTGCCGGACGAAGGCGGTGCAGACGCCGTCTGCGTCGTCGGGCACGGCCGCGGCGACGCGGTCGGTCACGTCGACGGTCGTCAGGCGCTCGTCGGTGTCGACGGTGAAGCGGGTTGGCATAGGAGGAGCGTGAGCCACCCCGGAGAAAAGCCTACGCCAGCCACTCGTCGGGCTTGGTGTCGTAGTCCACGTCGCTGGCAGCGATCCCCTCGACCTCCTCCCACGGCAGGTCCTCGACGGTGTGCTCGTCGCCGTCGTAGCGGAGCAGTTTGCCGCGCTCCTCCGGTTCCGGCTCCCTGTTCCGGCGCTTGGCGACCTCGATGTCGTGTTCGTCGACCTCCTTGACAATGGTCATGAGGTTCACCGGGCGCCCCCACAGCTCGAAGACGCGTTCGAGCGTGCGCTTGGCCTGCTCGATGTCGAGCATCACGCCGTTGTAGTGGTGGCCCAGCAGCAGTTCGTTCCGGTTGTTGTAGTTGCCGTCGTACACCGCGATGGTCGGCTTCCCGAAGTTGGTGAACTGGAGCAGGAGCTTCTGTTTCACGTCCTCGTAGTCGGTGCTGGCGACGCGGTTGCCGCCGGTCGCCTGCGAGTACTCGTAGGTGAAGTACTCGTTGGCGTCGACGAACTCCTGTGAGAGGAACTCGTCGATGAACGTCACGTCGTTGTGGCTCTCGCGGATCTCCCGCATCCGGTCCCAGCCCCGCGAGAAGTCCACGTCGGCGAGCGCCTCGTCCACGTCGTCGTACACGGCGTCGTCGAACAGGTAGCGGCCGATGCGCTCCAGGTCGCTCTGGCCGAT is a window from the Halostella salina genome containing:
- a CDS encoding secondary thiamine-phosphate synthase enzyme YjbQ, yielding MPTRFTVDTDERLTTVDVTDRVAAAVPDDADGVCTAFVRHTTAALVVQENESRLRGDVADFLAELVPDEGHAHDALDGNADSHLRATLLGPSVSIPAADGDLELGTWQSVLLVECDGPRSREVAVAVAD